A single region of the Oreochromis niloticus isolate F11D_XX linkage group LG19, O_niloticus_UMD_NMBU, whole genome shotgun sequence genome encodes:
- the LOC109195991 gene encoding uncharacterized protein LOC109195991, translating to MDPKRCKGRGRGGERGRGERGGRGGERGRGERGGGGGEGGGGGERQRQGRGRARARRQSVSDEIRATLVDHVLVHGMTMREAGQRVQPNLSRFTVASIIRTFREENRTQRRPPGGGRLRLLSEEQERELVNMVIANNVIRLQEIQRRVIEDDHLFRGINAISLSTIDRILRKNQFRMKQAYRVPFERNSDRVKNQRVEYVQRIFEIEGRPVPHEMIFVDEAGFNLTKRRKRGRNIIGHRAIVNVPGQRGGNVTMCAAISQRGVLHRHAVLGPYNTMLLLAFLDGLRQHMFQLDYREPAQPEQPHYVVVWDNVSFHRAALVRDWFTNNPRFSNIFLPAYSPFLNPIEELFSAWRWKVYDREPYVRVHLLQAMEEACLDISVDACQGWIRHARGFYPRCLAGANIACDVDEILWPDPDQRQDAVVG from the exons ATGGATCCAAAGAGATgcaaaggaagaggacgtggtggagaaagaggacgtggtgaaagaggaggacgtggtggagaaagaggacgtggtgaaagaggaggaggaggtggtgaaggaggtggaggtggagaacGACAGCGACAAGGAAGGGGAAGAGCAAGGGCACGAAGACAGTCAGTCTCGGATGAAATTCGAGCCACTTTAGTTGACCATGTCCTTGTCCATGGGATGACTATGAGGGAGGCTGGGCAACGAGtacaaccaaatttgagtcgcTTCACTGTTGCCTCCATCATCAGAACCTTCAGGGAGGAAAACAG GACACAGAGACGACCACCTGGTGGAGGCAGGTTAAGGCTTTTGTCGGAGGAGCAAGAGAGGGAACTTGTAAACATGGTAATTGCAAATAATGTAATCCGCCTGCAAGAGATTCAAAGGAGAGTGATTGAGGATGATCATCTTTTTCGAGGCATAAATGCCATCAGCCTCTCCACAATTGACCGCATCCTCCGAAAGAATCAATTCCGGATGAAACAGGCATACCGAGTCCCTTTCGAACGAAACTCTGACAGAGTGAAAAACCAACGTGTGGAATATGTTCAG AGAATCTTTGAGATTGAAGGACGGCCTGTTCCCCATGAAATGATCTTTGTGGATGAGGCAGGTTTTAACCTgaccaaaagaaggaaaagggggaggaaCATAATTGGCCATCGGGCTATTGTAAATGTCCCTGGTCAGCGTGGGGGGAATGTCACTATGTGCGCAGCCATCAGCCAACGAGGGGTACTCCACCGCCATGCCGTACTAGGACCCTATAACACTATGCTTCTCCTTGCTTTTCTTGATGGTTTAAGACAACATATGTTCCAGCTGGACTACAGGGAACCAGCACAGCCAGAGCAGCCTCACTACGTTGTTGTGTGGGATAACGTCAGCTTCCATCGCGCTGCTCTGGTTCGTGACTGGTTTACCAATAACCCAAGGTTTTCTAATATCTTTCTGCCTGCATACTCCCCCTTTCTAAACCCGATAGAGGAGTTATTTTCGGCATGGCGGTGGAAAGTGTATGACCGAGAACCTTATGTCCGTGTTCACCTCCTTCAGGCCATGGAAGAGGCCTGCCTAGACATATCAGTAGATGCATGCCAGGGGTGGATCAGGCATGCAAGAGGATTTTACCCCCGCTGCCTGGCTGGGGCCAATATAGCCtgtgatgtggatgagattcTCTGGCCTGACCCAGACCAAAGACAAGATGCTGTGGTGGGATAA